A single window of Syngnathus acus chromosome 23, fSynAcu1.2, whole genome shotgun sequence DNA harbors:
- the LOC119117354 gene encoding HMG box-containing protein 1-like — protein sequence MFIPTYFSVQSHCLVDMMMWEVVIPKGLSSGNLKQFKETEPHCECTEEIVEVDQDQSHDSSPTPKSDMELTEYADLPSLEEAPEEKEMTAIYQIEAATGCRGRSGDTRWLTQLAHIATGPQSPLLQDSPHSSSSTARSDLHSYARPPLPSSSRGRTSSECSSAVSTRSSLSDDEDTAWSVSWPATAWHCFLKGTHLRFHSGGNVEWRKVEDLQSDVEEQSTLASYGCEGLQLVAHAENVLSGQAILQLTFDPGAFGHSLLTARCELDHPFYVKNKGWSSFYPSLTVVRYGIAGYEMELGDVCLPPGHRDAEHTDDSLVFDTFKSYDFTPLDSSAVYLLSSMARRRYASQSSGGAISPHRDTLQDADTPSRSRCPHRKPIKSQNVLQPGSSQVTPKCKRPMNAFMLFAKKFRVQYTQMHPGKDNRAISVLLGERWKKMRTEERRVFTLQAKALADEQKRLDPDCWKRKRTDYVISGDK from the exons ATGTTTATACCAACCTACTTTTCCGTACAAAGCCACTGTTTAG TTGACATGATGATGTGGGAGGTGGTGATCCCCAAAGGCCTGTCAAGTGGTAACCTCAAACAATTCAAGGAAACCGAGCCCCACTGCGAATGCACAG AAGAGATTGTAGAAGTGGATCAGGACCAATCACATGACTCCTCACCTACCCCAAAGAGTGATATGGAATTAACAGAATATG CTGATCTTCCAAGCCTGGAGGAGGCTCCAGAGGAGAAAGAGATGACAGCGATTTATCAAATAGAGGCGGCCACGGGGTGTCGTGGGCGGTCTGGTGACACCCGCTGGTTGACCCAGCTTGCTCACATTGCCACCGGGCCTCAGAGCCCCCTGCTACAGGATTCTCCCCACAGCAG TTCGTCTACTGCCCGAAGTGATTTACATTCGTACGCCCGGCCTCCCCTTCCGAGCTCCAGCAGAGGCAGG ACGAGCAGCGAATGCAGCTCGGCCGTGTCCACCAGATCCTCGCTGTCTGATGACGAAGACACGGCCTGGAGCGTCTCCTGGCCTGCCACTGCCTGGCATTGCTTTCTTAAAG GTACTCACCTACGTTTCCACAGTGGCGGCAATGTCGAGTGGCGCAAAGTTGAGGACCTTCAGTCTGACGTTGAGGAACAGTCCACCTTGGCg AGTTACGGCTGTGAGGGTTTGCAGCTTGTGGCACACGCCGAAAACGTCTTGTCTGGTCAGGCCATCTTAcagctgacctttgaccctggCGCTTTTGGACACAGCTTGTTAACTGCACGCTGTGAACTTGACCACCCGTTCTACGTTAAAAACAAAG gttGGTCGTCATTCTACCCGAGCTTGACCGTGGTACGCTACGGGATAGCCGGCTACGAAATGGAGCTAGGCGACGTTTGCCTTCCTCCGGGTCACAGAGATGCCGAACATACAGATGACTCGCTTGTCTTTGACACATTTAAAAG TTACGATTTCACACCGCTGGACTCTTCCGCCGTTTACCTGCTGAGCAGCATGGCCCGACGGCGATATGCCTCCCAGTCCAGCGGGGGCGCCATTTCCCCACACCGAGACACATTACAAG ACGCCGACACACCCAGCCGCTCCCGTTGTCCTCACCGCAAGCCAATCAAAAGCCAAAATGTCCTCCAACCAGGAAGTAGCCAAGTCACACCCAAGTGTAAGCGGCCAATGAATGCATTCATGCTGTTCGCCAAGAAGTTCAGGGTGCAGTACACGCAGATGCACCCGGGCAAGGATAACAG AGCCATCAGCGTGCTACTCGGCGAGCGCTGGAAGAAAATGCGGACCGAAGAACGTCGGGTGTTTACCTTACAGGCCAAAGCTCTCGCCGATGAGCAGAAGAGGCTCGACCCGGACTGTTGGAAACGCAAACGCACCGATTAT GTGATTTCCGGcgacaagtaa